The Amaranthus tricolor cultivar Red isolate AtriRed21 chromosome 6, ASM2621246v1, whole genome shotgun sequence genome has a segment encoding these proteins:
- the LOC130815745 gene encoding uncharacterized protein LOC130815745: MANLFKRNNNTSYGYTVMEKEDPEERNHREAQFLIYKTLKQADQLIARRSSRSSSWLRLRISKLKLRIGKKLLRLRKTMLSNMAKTKMGVYKQVLGHLKTLKRLFQGGSSRGATTAAVAINGLPQPLFKGI, from the coding sequence atggcAAATTTATTcaagagaaataataatacaagtTATGGTTACACTGTGATGGAGAAAGAAGACCCAGAAGAAAGAAATCATAGAGAAGCACAATTTTTAATATACAAGACATTAAAGCAAGCTGATCAACTTATAGCAAGAAGATCATCAAGGTCTTCTAGCTGGTTAAGGCTAAGAATAAGCAAATTAAAGCTGAGAATTGGTAAGAAATTGTTGAGGTTAAGGAAGACTATGTTGTCTAACATGGCTAAGACTAAAATGGGTGTTTATAAACAAGTTTTGGGTCATCTTAAGACCTTAAAACGCTTGTTTCAAGGCGGCAGCAGCCGAGGTGCCACCACCGCAGCCGTTGCCATCAATGGCCTTCCTCAACCTTTGTTCAAGGGAATATAG